A stretch of the Gemmatimonadaceae bacterium genome encodes the following:
- a CDS encoding Rieske (2Fe-2S) protein, translated as MRVALAHRVFFLATDRVRPAPARHDPVHVSLTKMPRPDSAPNSAPQLPSAAPPAAPPAAPPAAPPAAPSRHVASVTAATDACGGCELRSSRRGFLGGLAAALALFAVEGILPRDVQALPAHEIAGERTAPQETAYAIPAADGVAIDKKEGVIIARYAGNVYAFALTCPHQNTALRWNDGSHEFQCPRHKSKYRPDGVFISGRATRAMDRFAVRKDGERVVVNLDKLYEQDADAEGWGSAKVGV; from the coding sequence GTGAGGGTCGCGCTCGCGCACCGTGTCTTCTTCCTGGCGACCGATCGCGTGCGCCCTGCTCCTGCCCGGCACGATCCTGTGCACGTCAGCCTAACGAAGATGCCCCGTCCCGACTCTGCGCCGAACTCGGCGCCACAACTGCCCTCAGCTGCACCTCCAGCCGCACCTCCAGCCGCACCTCCAGCTGCACCGCCAGCTGCACCCTCCCGCCACGTCGCGTCCGTCACGGCCGCCACTGACGCCTGCGGCGGGTGCGAGCTTCGCTCCAGTCGGCGGGGCTTCCTTGGCGGTCTCGCGGCCGCGCTGGCGCTGTTCGCGGTGGAAGGGATCCTTCCGCGCGACGTGCAGGCACTCCCGGCGCACGAGATCGCGGGGGAACGCACCGCTCCGCAGGAGACGGCATACGCGATTCCCGCCGCCGACGGCGTCGCCATCGACAAGAAGGAAGGCGTCATCATCGCCCGCTACGCCGGGAACGTGTACGCCTTCGCGCTCACCTGTCCGCACCAGAACACGGCGCTGCGCTGGAACGACGGGAGCCATGAGTTCCAGTGCCCGCGGCACAAGTCCAAGTACCGCCCCGACGGCGTCTTCATCTCCGGACGCGCCACGCGCGCGATGGACCGCTTTGCCGTGCGCAAGGACGGCGAGCGCGTGGTGGTGAACCTCGACAAGCTCTACGAGCAGGATGCCGACGCCGAGGGATGGGGGAGCGCCAAGGTTGGCGTCTGA